The window TGCTATTAATGGACAGATAGTAAGAATATGCTGGAAATGATTTCAAATAAACCAAGTCAGTTGTAAGAGCTGTTGGTCACTTTAGTCAATGTAACTGCTGATAAGGTCTAAAGACTTACATTAATGGACAATTTTTAGGTCAATTGTTCGATTTTTTCTCTCTACCTAGAAAATATATAGGTAAAACGTTctattcttttccaaatttcctaCTTCAGAAAATCACacgttaacaacaacaactttaacaacaactttatttgtaccaACAGTAAAGCAATAAGCTACAAGATATTACAAAAATAGAAAGGAGTACATGCTGCCCCAAATAACCATAGGGGCTAATGAAATAGGACAGCCACACTCTTTAGATGAAGCTAAAATAAATTAGTTCAGATGCACACATATACGCACACACGCGCCAAAGCAAAAAACACATAAAAACTGAGAAAGACAAAATTATGTGTTTTTAGTTTTTCGTTCATGTACTATCTGACTGTTTCTGAGATtacttttttaatttcacagtttgtttcatttgttaaccttattttggggttgagagtttgctttgtgaacatctccacctcattttacagactaaccataacttttgtctatgattttcccttaactcaccatccacacacacactattccccataactacctactgattaatgaatgttttaattagtagagagaaaccccttcttgtaaggcggattcttttaaaaacatcaactaagacagccacaaaggttactaggttatctgctgcatcatatattcatattaaacaaaaagcctTTTAAGAGGTATTCCACAAGAGTCTGTATTAAGCCCtcttctttttaatattttccttaatgatTTGTTACTAACTGGACTTCAGTCCAAGATTAGTTCATAGCTGATGATACACAAATATTTAATATAAGTAATGATGTCTCCCAATAGCCCTTTTTACGGTTAGTTTCTCTCATTTACCTTACAAtataatctaacgtggatgcgaggcaatatcgggttaaaactacaaaatagcccgaaattgcctcatatacgtgctagattatattgtaatgcaaatgagaaaactaaccgtgaaacgGGCTATTACATGGGCATCTGCAGACTGATTTTCTTGCTGCCTCAATTCCTGGTTCTGCTCCAATGGCCTCGTGGTGAATTCAGACAAGTGTAGGACTATGTAGTGAGGAGATTAGTCTTGCTGAGGATGTTAAACTTTTAGGTGTAACTCTTGATAAGGATTTAAATTTTGATAAGCCGTGATATAGCGGATATTGCACGTAAGGTTGGTAACCAGGTTCGGATCTTGCAAAAGCATAAGAAATAATTGACACATGCTAAAATCAGATTATATATAATCTTTATCCTTTACCTCACTGAGACTATTGTTCTATTGTGTGCCATCACTGTGGTAGGCGTAATTgaaacaaattggaaaaacgTAAGGTGGTTCATACCAATTTCAACGCTTGAAggaacgttcttattagaaggattgacactacaacactatcacttaacagcaatgttatggtaccatatcaaacaccaattattgctgaaaaagattctgtattttttgtgacgtaacaagtaaCCGAggtaacaggaaagccctgcaaataCACCCATATTTTAGCtatagctgctcatatctcaaaaaaacGAACTTactgacccctattttttatttctgaaatgccATAATCAGCATGCCATAATGAAACTTTCTAgaaagcttaaaaaaaattatgtggagTGGATTCAGACCCACCTTAGatgattgaaaatttaagggaGCTCTGATTCcgctccacaaattttttttttaatttgcagaaagtttttccttgacctgctgatcacttttgtgcaatgaaAACTTGGGTTCACCCAgtttgtttttcagatatgagcaactaaaaccaaaatagtgtttttgcaaggctttcctgttgtcatggtaacttgttacgtcacaaaaatgactgcatctagTTCAGCAATAATCAATATTTCACAAAATACCATAACATTACTGtcacgtgataaagtgttgtagggTGAATTCTtataataacaaggtctctggaaaagtgttgaaattggtttgagccaccttaatgaACGCGCCTTGCGCTTTATCTATAATGATGTCATATAATAATAGTACATATGATGACTTGCTGGAGCGCATAAATTATCCCACTTTTTATAGTAGaaaaatttattatattttaattcTTGTATATAAGGCTTTACATGGGCTGGCTCCCAAATATATTTCTAAGTTATTCACATCCCGAAATATAGCATTAATTTTCGGGGAGATAACTTCCTTATAGCGCCTGGAGCAAATACCACGAGTTGTGGTCTTCATTCCTTGTTACATTGCGTTAGTAAGTTACGGAATTCTCTTGCAAACGATATTAGTACAATCcaggaattaattaatttaagtaaATTTAAGTctgcaatttttaaaatgaaatttggtactgactGCTGCACCTTGCGGGGCAGCACTAAAGGCAGGAATCCAGAATCCTTAACTGGAATCCGGATTccggaaaccagaaaccagaattATGCACAATTCGCGATAATTACATTAACTTATTCAATGGATGTCTCAATttgttttgctagtgttaatccgctggatagtgatttatccggtggatagggttatccaccttttgaacaatcgaGGACTGGTTTGTAGTGCATCTTGTTTATCATCAAGTCTTCCAATTGGGAATCCTCGTAAATAAATGATCATAatcgaaatttgtttattgCACATGGTCACATTTACGTGAAAGTAATAATGTTTGAactgtaataaataaacaaagttttgTTTTACCGTCTTTAATTTCCTTGATTATGTTAAATAGTAAAgggtccattacccaagagtaagaatctggtgtCAGGTTTGTGCCTCCCCATCAgtgtcagaaaagtgtctatttttaaaccaagttttgccagaaataaacaatagaccaaatcggctaacttaaCGTTGTACCCATTCAAATTATCTCCCTGGGTTAAGTatctttgtgtgttgtatttgcattataatatagcattcacatttaaatgatgatgtagatacctggaacaaaacgttttactcTCAAGGGTTTTGATTCAGCCAAAttggtttattgtttatttctggcaaaacttggtttttaaaaatagacacttttccgacgctgatggggacaaacctgataccaaaTTCTTACCCTTCGGTAATGAACTCTTAGTACTAGAACATAATCAAAGGAAGGAAAGATGgtaaaacacaactttgtttacttaataaatttcaaacattattacTTATTACTTTTATGTAAACTTTaccatgtacaataaaaaaatttcgATTATGATCATTTATTCACAGGGATTTCCAATAAGAAGACTTGATGATAATCAAGAGGCATTAGAAACCAGTCCTCGAtggttcaaaaggtggataacgcgatccaccggataaatcacgatccagcggataaacactagcaaaacaaattgagttagggccaagtcgcactagagggCAATTTTGGATTTGTTCAGGACAAATCTGACTTGAAATCggccagtgacaaaaaaattgtccggaAAGCTACAGTCGCACTTCAGAacaaaatatgtgaacaaaacatCACACATTGCTGTGAGCGTCGCTCAATTGCCTGCGAAACCGCCTTTACTCGCTGTTTCCATCCACAAACCGCGACACGAGGGATCTCAAAATGTTCTCAGCTGACGAAGATGTACGGTGCAAAGAAGTTTGGGATGATCGGGCATTGAGCCGTCTTCGCTGAACTGAAAGGATTCTTGCAACGAGTCAGAACGCGTGGTAGAAGGAGATGGGCTGGGAGTTCCTCGATCGTTGAATATGTAAGGGCTAGGCATCGGATAGATTGTTGCCACATTTCATACGGAAAATATTGGTCGCCCGCGCCTGGATTCATGTTGTTGCGAAATGAGAACGTTTTCAATTTTACCGCGAAGTCTATAGCCTGCGAGaaggctctctctcttcggtgggcctgctcgcaggctacgaAGTCTATCGCATAGAGACTCTGCTACATATCACCTGTCAAATCATTTCCGAATCAAGACACCCtcgctattgtttttcaagatttgtttcagttcggcctgctccagaggtagtcgacggcatctttgaagtttgtccgtcTGCGACCAAATTTTGTCCTTCGGTGGACAAACCGGTCGCtcttggtttttcattgtgatgacagatttttgacataagtaaacagttttgtcctctagtgcgacttgggCCTTATCCAGGGGATAAGTTAGTGTAATTCTCGTGGattgtggataattctggtttccggattccggattcccaATTACCGGTTCCGGCTTTTAATGCTGCCTCACCTTTCATGACGGTTGATTTTTCATCTTTAACTATCTAGTAATTATTggtgaatttcattttattttaggaTTTAAGTATTTATTTAGAACTTGGAGATGGTAGCATGTATTTCCTTAAATTCGAGTGTAAATAAAGTTTGTGTGCTTCCATGACTGGTGATAAATGTGTTTTCTAGAATTTTTCAGCATCCGGGTTAGGGTTTATCAATAGTATCCATGTAATTCGGCAGTTATAAACGCTGAAGTCAATAAAAAATGAGCGATGTGTTAAAAAAATGAGCATATAGACGCAAGCGTGAAGAAATTAAAGGGGACCGCTTGTCAAGCCCTTTTGTCTACACCATTATTTCGTTTTCGAGAAGTCATGTTTCACCTCAAAATTTCTTTTCGACTTTACCCTCGAAAACTCTATTCTCAATTCTCGACTCTCTAACCTCGAAACTCGATCACCGATTCTCGAAACATCGAGGATCGCGGATCGAGTTTCAAGTCGAGACTGTCAACATTTGCTGCTCAAGCTTTTGGAAACGGGTTCCCAGAATCCTTTTCGGATGAACTAGAGTGTCAACAAAAGCGCGCCTTACAAATGATTATTCCAGCTTTGATTATTCCAGCTTATGATTATTCCAGCTTACAAATGATTATTCCAGCTTTATTCCAGCTTTCTCTGTAGAAAGCCAACATACCCACATTTTGCAAAAGAAGATTTACTGTTACCTCCCCCCAGAACCTATCCCTACATACAGCCACCCTACACCCCAAGCCCCAGGGAAATAACACAGACCACTAAAGTATACAAACATATTCACATGAGACCTTTATTTCCATTTCGTCTAACTTTGAATTACTTTTTAAGGTTCACAGCATTTGTATATCATTATAAAGATAATATACTTATGATAGCTACCATACTGCTTGTGCGGAATGATTCCACagtacatttcttttgatatcaaACATATTATTACCTAACAAGAGTACATACTTTCTTTACATACATCAGAATACATGTAAACgaattagtttcttttttaaacGTTGAGAGCTACAACGTTATTTACAATTAATTGCTGTCGCGCGAGTGGTTATTacgaaaatgttgaatataaATGCTAAAACCGTTCTTAAAAGTCAACTGCATTATTTTCTTAATCTATTCATCCTGCTAAAAATTCATGTTTTCTTACAAATAGAATTCTTAGAAgatgaatttcaatgaaagaaaaaaaaaacagttatacCTTCTGTTCCCTTTTACAGAAATCAATCTCAGGTACAAAGCGATACAATAATCATTATAAGTGAAACGCTTCAAAAATACAGAAACAGTTCAACCAATTACAAGCGAATCACATAGCAGAAAGGGTTCATGAAAGCTTAAAATCAAACTTCCTTTAGATAATGGATTATTGTTACTTTGCTTTTAGCAAGTGTCTGCTCAAGGTTCATCAAATATTTGAATGCGATGATTCTCATTGTCAGACACAACAATTTGGCCATTACTGAGGAGCGCTACTGATACTGGATACTTAAACTCCCCTAAGTTGCTGCCCTCTTTTCCAAACTTACAAACAAACTGACCATTCAAATCAAAGACTTGCACTCTATGATTAAAATGATCACAGACAAATACATGTCCTGATTTACTCACTGACAAACAATAGGGAAAGTTGAATTCTCCATTCCCCTTCCCTGTTTTGCCAAACTGATACTCATAGTCCCCCTCCCGGGTAAAGACTTTCACACTGTGATCACCACAGTCTGACACAATGAGATAATCACCAGACTGAACACAATGAACAGGATCACTGAGAGAACTGGGTCCACCTATCTTTGTTAGAAACTTTCCATCAGGGAAAAGAGTTTAATGAATTTGTTATTGGAATCAGCAACAATAATATTGCCATTAGAATCCAATGATAAACCATGAGGATACTTGAACTGGCTATCAAGGCTTCCTTTCCCACCAAACATACTCATGTACCTCCCCTCCTCGTCAAAAATTTGGATTCGATGGTTGTTGTTGTCTGCAACATAAATATTCCTATTTTTACCAAAAGCTATTCCTCTAGGGTTTTGAAACTGTCCCTTGTCGCTACCCTGACGACCAAAGGATCTCAGAAAATTGCCCTTGCAGTCAAATATCTGTACCTTGTGCTGGGAGGTGACTGCGATTTCATCCCTGGAATTTACTGCTACCCCCCAAGGATCAATAACATTCCATCATTTGAGCCTTGTTTTCCAAAAGATAAAACTGGTTTGACATTGAAAGATTTaattaaaacagaaaaaggGCTACCGCGAATATGTTGCCCGTTTACCTTAACTGACAATTTGTATTTACCTTCAAGTGTAGGTGGATAGCTGACTTTGTAGGCCCCGTCTTTGTTGTCATTAAAAACAAGAAATGTGGTTATGCATTCCTGCCCTCGATCGTCTCGCAAGTCTACCGTTACATTATCATTCATATTATAACACTGTTCGGCAGCCGCGTTTCTTGTCGTTAAATTGAATTGAGCGTAACGTCCAACAGTTCCTTCACAAAGTCCTTTGCCTTCGGCAACAGATTCGCTTGCATCAGTTGCGTTGCGAAATAAAAGACCGATGCCTCCGCTGTTGATTGTCTCAAGTATCTTGTTATTTTCCACAAAAACTAATTCAAACAGGCTTTCAGGGTCGTGCTCAACTGGCTGCACTCGTCCTACCCGTTTTAGAATGGTTTGCAATGGTTTTTTTAGCTGAACCACCTCGGCGTCTGTGCTTCGCGTTAAAAGTTTCTCAGCTTTTTCCAGCGCTAATTCGATCCTTTTTATTTCCTCCTGAATCgctgtttttttggtcgttaGACTCTCCAGCGATTTCTTGGTTTCGTTGTCCACTGCCGACTTGATCTTTTGCCTTTCCTCTTGGAGTCTCCTCATTAAGTTATCAACAAAAACATCGACGTCTCTTAGCATGTCTTCGCTTCGTTGAACAAGCTGTGCGTACTCCTCGTCAATTTGAGTGACCATCTTTATCTTTGCTTTCAAGGTTCTTTTTGGTGTTTGAGTTAGACCTGCTAACTCGATCTTTTGAGCTTCGGCTTCCTCTTGGATTAATGTCACTTTGTGTCCTGCGTGATCTAAGATGCAACAAGTTTTACAAACTGAGTCTTCGGGACAAATGttacagaaaaacttgagcTCTTCTTTCTCGTGCCCCTTCCTTGAGCAAAAAACAGGTCGTTTCACTACTATCTCATAGTCTTTTTCTTGAAAATCTTTTACGGCCAGAACGCGGTGATCTTTGTAGTTTCGAATGATGTTGTGCCCAATCAAACACTCGTCACAATAAAACTTGCAACACTCGAAACAATACGAGGTTTTATAGGTTTTCTTGTCGCAGTTTCCGCATGTTACTTGCATCTTGTCAGATTCTCTAATAGTTAGGGCATCGATGAAGCCGCTGAGAAAAAAGCTTGCGGGAAGATCTTTCAAATCACCGCTTGCAGGAAGTCTACAACGGACTTGGCATTTCGGACACCTCAGATCAACTTGACCACCACTTGCTCGATGCCAGTTGATCAAACAGTTCAGACAGATACTGTGCAAACATGGACGGTATCTTGGATCTCTAAGGATGTCTTGACATACCGGACACGAGGCTTCTTCGCGAAGATTGAAAAGCAACTTTGGGATATCCATATTGCTAATCTCCACGCCTTCACGAACTGAGTGCCTTTGACTATGTTATTCCAAGTCTCGTGATTTCTATCTTTAGCTTTTCTTGGAGTCAGGTGACCATTATCCAATCATTGCGATGTGTTGTAAAAACGTCtgttgattgttttgttttggttctctGAATCCCAGAAATTTGGCTTTTATGCAGCCAGCGAGCTTTGAAAATAACACAATTAAAGCGATAAAGGGAGGGTAGATAGGTGACCTTTGTGAAGTTTTGTAAGCTGAGATCACGGAAATGGGTTTTTGAACGAATTAGGACAAaggagaagctaaatattttacaaaaccGAGATTCCGTGGTATAACGCTTTCGATAATGCTTCTTTTAAATCTGCAAACCAGAGAATTGGTATAAATTAAGGAACAAATACTTCGATATTATGAAATGGAAAGCAATTATCAGGCTAAATAGAGAACTCTGACTGGCTGGTgttcggtcgggattttacagtatggaccattaccatggaaacaaccTGCTTcgtattttataataataataataataataataataataataataataataataataataataataataataataatgataatgataatgataatgataataataataataataatgataataataatagtctttatcgaacacaataaaaatattactgAAGAACAAACATGTTCACTTTAAAAATGTCTAAAATTTATCTAAG of the Montipora capricornis isolate CH-2021 chromosome 7, ASM3666992v2, whole genome shotgun sequence genome contains:
- the LOC138055965 gene encoding E3 ubiquitin-protein ligase TRIM71-like, which encodes MDIPKLLFNLREEASCPVCQDILRDPRYRPCLHSICLNCLINWHRASGGQVDLRCPKCQVRCRLPASGDLKDLPASFFLSGFIDALTIRESDKMQVTCGNCDKKTYKTSYCFECCKFYCDECLIGHNIIRNYKDHRVLAVKDFQEKDYEIVVKRPVFCSRKGHEKEELKFFCNICPEDSVCKTCCILDHAGHKVTLIQEEAEAQKIELAGLTQTPKRTLKAKIKMVTQIDEEYAQLVQRSEDMLRDVDVFVDNLMRRLQEERQKIKSAVDNETKKSLESLTTKKTAIQEEIKRIELALEKAEKLLTRSTDAEVVQLKKPLQTILKRVGRVQPVEHDPESLFELVFVENNKILETINSGGIGLLFRNATDASESVAEGKGLCEGTVGRYAQFNLTTRNAAAEQCYNMNDNVTVDLRDDRGQECITTFLVFNDNKDGAYKVSYPPTLEGKYKLSVKSGDYLIVSDCGDHSVKVFTREGDYEYQFGKTGKGNGEFNFPYCLSVSKSGHVFVCDHFNHRVQVFDLNGQFVCKFGKEGSNLGEFKYPVSVALLSNGQIVVSDNENHRIQIFDEP